Within the Miscanthus floridulus cultivar M001 chromosome 17, ASM1932011v1, whole genome shotgun sequence genome, the region CCGTGGCCACGAGCGTGCTGGGCACGTCGTACCCGCCGTCCCAGGGCGCCTTCTCCGAGGCGGCCGCGCCGGTGATGGCGCCCATCGTGTCGTACCTGTCGTCCAGGGGCGTGCCGCTGCTGGTGAACGTGTACCCGTACTTCGCCTACTCGGGCAGCGGCGGGCAGGTGGCGCTCGGGTACGCACTGCTGTCGGCGGACGCCGGTGGCGCGGCGTCGTCGGTGACGGACGGCGGGGTGGTGTACACCAACATGTTCGACGCGATCGTGGACGCGACGCACGCGGCGGTGGAGAAGGCCGGGGTGCAGGGGCTGGAGCTGGTGGTGTCGGAGACCGGGTGGccgtcgggcggcggcggcgacggcgccacCGTGGAGAACGCGGCGGCGTACAACAACAACGTGGTGCGGCACGTCGGCGGCGGCACCCCGCGGCGGCCCGGGAAGGACGTGGAGACGTACCTGTTCGCCATGTTCAACGAGAACGGCAAGGCCGAGGGCGTGGAGCAGCACTTCGGCCTCTTCCAGCCGGACATGAGCGAGGTCTACCACGTCGACTTCACGGCGGGTTCTTCCTAGGCTTCTGGAGTAGCACTAGTCTGTCCGTGTGTACAGTGCATGTCGGTACACGGCGTTACACCCCACCCCATGGATTTGTTTAGCACATTACTGTAGTCATTACTCGTTACTGATGCATTTGTTCAATAGATACAGATATACAGTAGTACTCCTTCAGTATGCCATCCGTCTCTACTTGACCATTTCGACTGGTGTTCTGCTGACTTTTTTGTGTTCTTCATGGAGCAGCAGCTTTTTTCGATAATGATTCCACCAGGGCGTCCGTGTGGCCGGACGCGTTTCCTCACTCGCTACGCTCGCTCCCTCTCATCTGCACCCAGTCGTCCGCCTCCACCGCACAACCCGCTCCCACCGCTCTGCCCGCGCGCCCGCCTCCACCAGCCTTTGCTCCTCcgcgctgtaacaccctcggtgttacactgtacaatcttttgctaaaacactgcatgtgtATCACATTATGTGTAaatgtatgtaatatagggtgtaaagtaATGTACGTAACTTGAAACGATCATCGAAAACGCGAAACAAAAGTTACATGTCATAGTCAAGTTATAATCACTTAGGGTTTTagttcaatttttattaagcgaacATATTATACAACGCATATACGGAACTTTAAtagagtttgtagtacaaactttgtagatggcgaTGAAATACATGTGGTTGAGAAAgaaattcactagctagcataccggatagcttggaaatcgagtTGACGCGAAACCGGTCAAGACTTAACCAAATCTCT harbors:
- the LOC136515042 gene encoding putative glucan endo-1,3-beta-glucosidase GVI; this translates as MTACGGGARMTAAAAAEKMAAPWVLACSLLLLCLAAFQGAEGAIGVNYGMIANNLPAPEQVISMYKAKNINYMRLFHPDTSVLNALRGSGIGVVLGTLNEDLPRLASDPSFAASWVATNVQPFAGAVQFRYINAGNEVIPGDTAAQVLPAMQNLESALRSAGVTGVPVTTAVATSVLGTSYPPSQGAFSEAAAPVMAPIVSYLSSRGVPLLVNVYPYFAYSGSGGQVALGYALLSADAGGAASSVTDGGVVYTNMFDAIVDATHAAVEKAGVQGLELVVSETGWPSGGGGDGATVENAAAYNNNVVRHVGGGTPRRPGKDVETYLFAMFNENGKAEGVEQHFGLFQPDMSEVYHVDFTAGSS